From one Cydia strobilella chromosome 24, ilCydStro3.1, whole genome shotgun sequence genomic stretch:
- the LOC134752205 gene encoding trypsin-1-like: protein MFKKLSSVIVLSFIYGVASQAPGDSCFQDGVPGVCKLLRNCQALTDNPKSQWWKLPRCGFEGFEVIICCVEKPTTTSARPVATTRRPGTTTTEFFVPVYDYSPNTAIVDGCAAVEPERTAAKTGRKAWDKCIDYQHELVYPCEQTALSGSMGRANRCNHNVDELIVGGTNAKRTEFPHMVLLGYGQSNGTAVWQCGGTLLSDRFILTAGHCTSARDLGPVAYAITGTLKRTDDVSASQVHRIRRIIKHPQYKAPSKYHDIALLEVENPIKLDFTTVPACLDVFGGDHSKAVATGWGAITWMGSNADYLQKVTLNKFKDEECSAKFRPSRNIRTGFDPDTQVCYGDYTQSKDTCQGDSGGPLTIQNRQIHCMYTVVGVTSFGKGCGNIGDPGMYTKVSHYVDWIESIVFA, encoded by the exons ATGTTCAAAAAACTGTCGAGTGTTATAGTACTGAGTTTCATATACGGAGTGGCGTCTCAAG CTCCCGGTGACAGCTGTTTCCAAGATGGCGTCCCCGGCGTGTGCAAGCTACTCCGTAACTGTCAGGCCCTGACAGATAATCCGAAGAGCCAGTGGTGGAAACTTCCC AGATGTGGTTTCGAGGGCTTCGAAGTAATCATCTGCTGCGTGGAAAAACCCACCACCACGTCTGCGAGACCCGTCGCCACTACGCGTCGCCCTGG GACAACAACGACGGAGTTTTTCGTGCCAGTGTACGACTATAGTCCCAACACGGCTATAGTTGATGGCTGTGCTGCTGTGGAACCAGAGCGGACTGCGGCAAAGACTGGACGGAAAGCTTGGGACA AATGCATCGACTATCAACATGAACTAGTGTATCCCTGCGAGCAAACAGCTCTGTCAGGCAGCATGGGCCGCGCCAACCGCTGCAATCACAACGTCGATGAATTAATCGTGGGCGGCACTAATGCTAAGCGAACAGAGTTCCCTCACATG GTCCTGCTTGGCTACGGGCAGTCGAACGGCACAGCGGTGTGGCAGTGTGGCGGGACACTGCTGAGCGACCGGTTCATTCTTACGGCGGGGCACTGTACTTCAGCCAGAGATTT GGGTCCAGTGGCCTACGCGATCACCGGCACGCTGAAACGGACTGACGACGTGTCCGCCTCTCAAGTGCACAGAATTAGACGGATCATCAAACACCCGCAGTATAAGGCGCCTTCGAAATACCATGACATTGCTCTGCTAGAGGTTGAGAACCC GATCAAACTGGACTTCACTACGGTACCAGCGTGTCTAGACGTCTTTGGCGGAGACCATTCTAAAGCTGTAGCTACTGGCTGGGGCGCTATCACTTGGATGGGAAGCAACGCTGACTACCTACAGAAG GTGACACTAAACAAGTTTAAAGATGAAGAGTGCAGCGCCAAGTTTCGTCCAAGCCGAAATATCCGGACCGGCTTCGACCCGGACACGCAGGTCTGCTACGGGGACTACACGCAGTCCAAGGATACTTGTCAG GGTGACAGCGGTGGCCCGCTCACCATTCAGAACCGTCAGATCCACTGCATGTACACCGTCGTCGGTGTAACGTCGTTCGGTAAGGGCTGTGGCAACATCGGAGACCCGGGGATGTACACTAAAGTGTCTCACTACGTTGACTGGATTGAGAGCATAGTCTTCGCTTAG